The Microcoleus sp. bin38.metabat.b11b12b14.051 genome window below encodes:
- a CDS encoding fructosamine kinase family protein, translated as MWDKIATHICEATGDTFSINNRRSVSGGCINQGYAISSSTRTYFAKINQASQVAMFEAEALGLQQMAQTQTIRVPQTICWGTEGNSAYIVLEWLDLRGGGGEIAWAEMGRKLAQMHKYIPPSPPLPMGGEDANDSLPRGRFGWSVNNTIGSTPQINNWTADWAEFWAQHRIGYQLKLARSQGGNFSRAESLLAAIPKLLEGYKPQPSLVHGDLWGGNASITAAGEPVFFDPATYWGDREVDIAMTELFGGFSAAFYRGYNEVWLLDSGYEKRKMLYNLYHILNHFNLFGGNYESQANQMINKILG; from the coding sequence ATGTGGGACAAAATTGCCACGCACATCTGTGAAGCCACCGGAGACACATTTTCGATCAACAACCGCCGTTCAGTCAGCGGTGGCTGTATCAATCAAGGCTATGCTATCAGTAGCAGTACCCGCACATATTTCGCCAAAATCAATCAAGCTTCCCAAGTCGCGATGTTTGAAGCTGAGGCGCTGGGTTTGCAGCAAATGGCCCAAACCCAAACGATTCGCGTTCCTCAAACCATTTGCTGGGGAACAGAAGGCAATTCTGCGTATATTGTGCTCGAATGGCTGGATTTGCGAGGGGGCGGAGGCGAGATAGCCTGGGCAGAAATGGGTCGTAAACTGGCTCAAATGCACAAATACATCCCCCCGAGTCCGCCCTTGCCAATGGGGGGAGAAGATGCTAATGATAGCTTACCGAGGGGACGTTTTGGTTGGAGTGTAAATAATACGATCGGCTCAACTCCTCAAATTAATAACTGGACTGCTGACTGGGCAGAATTTTGGGCCCAACATCGGATTGGTTATCAGTTAAAACTCGCTAGGAGTCAGGGCGGAAATTTCAGTCGGGCGGAAAGCTTGTTAGCAGCTATTCCGAAGTTGTTGGAGGGTTACAAGCCTCAACCTTCTCTAGTGCACGGGGATTTGTGGGGAGGAAATGCGTCGATAACTGCTGCGGGGGAACCAGTATTTTTTGACCCAGCCACTTATTGGGGCGACAGAGAAGTTGATATAGCAATGACGGAACTATTCGGCGGTTTTTCCGCAGCCTTTTATCGTGGTTATAATGAAGTTTGGTTGCTGGACTCAGGCTATGAAAAGCGCAAAATGCTTTACAACTTATATCATATTTTGAATCACTTTAATTTGTTTGGCGGGAATTACGAGTCGCAGGCGAATCAAATGATCAATAAAATTTTGGGTTAA
- a CDS encoding ABC-F family ATP-binding cassette domain-containing protein — MLRLEHISKIYPTGVVLKDVTWEVKPGDRIGLVGVNGAGKSTQLKIIAGEMEPTSGEVIRPASLHIAYLSQEFEIDPTRTVKEEFWRAFSEANEVHESLMEVHRELEAATPENLDDMIHKMDRLQRQFEGLNGYGLEAQIEKILPEIGFEQEDGDRLVSAFSGGWQMRMSLGKILLQKPDILLLDEPTNHLDLETIEWLEVYLKGLTTPMVIVSHDREFLDRLCTQIVETERGVSSTYLGNYSSYLLQKAEAREAQLSAYESQQKELEKQQAFVEKFRASATRSTQAKSREKQLDKIERIEAPTGGLKTLHFRFPPAPRSGREVAIIENLVHTYGEKILFLGADLLIERGDRIAFLGPNGAGKSTLLRLIMGLETPTEGTVKMGGHNVIPGYFEQNQAEALDLNKSVMQTIHDEVPDWKNEEVRTLLGRFLFNGETVFKHVGALSGGEKARLALAKMLLEPVNLLILDEPTNHLDIPAKEMMEEAIKNYDGTVIIVSHDRYFISQVANKIVEVRDGEFRTYLGDYHYYLDKIAEEKESAKFAKFESEKAAKKAEKEAKKKATAKQK, encoded by the coding sequence ATGCTGCGACTCGAACACATCAGTAAAATTTACCCCACAGGCGTCGTACTCAAAGATGTCACCTGGGAAGTCAAACCGGGCGATCGCATCGGCTTAGTAGGCGTTAACGGTGCCGGCAAATCCACGCAACTCAAAATCATCGCCGGCGAAATGGAACCCACCTCCGGCGAAGTCATTCGCCCCGCTAGCCTTCACATCGCCTACCTCTCCCAAGAATTTGAAATCGACCCCACCCGCACCGTTAAGGAAGAATTTTGGCGCGCCTTCAGCGAAGCTAACGAAGTTCACGAATCTTTGATGGAAGTGCACCGAGAGCTCGAAGCCGCCACCCCAGAAAATCTCGACGACATGATCCATAAAATGGATCGGCTACAACGGCAATTTGAAGGCTTAAATGGCTACGGTTTAGAAGCTCAAATCGAGAAAATCTTACCAGAAATCGGATTTGAACAAGAAGATGGCGATCGATTGGTTAGCGCCTTTAGCGGCGGTTGGCAAATGCGGATGAGTTTGGGTAAAATCCTCCTCCAAAAACCCGACATCCTGCTGTTAGACGAACCTACCAACCACCTCGACTTAGAAACCATCGAATGGCTGGAAGTTTACCTCAAAGGGCTGACTACGCCGATGGTAATTGTATCCCATGACCGCGAATTTCTCGATCGACTCTGCACCCAAATCGTCGAAACCGAACGCGGCGTTTCCAGCACCTACCTCGGCAACTACTCCTCTTATTTACTGCAAAAAGCTGAAGCCAGAGAAGCCCAACTGAGCGCCTACGAAAGCCAGCAAAAAGAACTCGAAAAACAGCAAGCTTTCGTTGAAAAATTCCGCGCCAGCGCCACACGCAGCACCCAAGCCAAAAGCCGCGAGAAACAGTTAGATAAAATTGAACGCATCGAAGCCCCCACCGGCGGCTTGAAAACTTTGCATTTCCGGTTCCCGCCCGCACCCCGCAGCGGCCGCGAAGTAGCCATAATTGAAAACTTGGTGCACACCTACGGCGAGAAAATCCTATTTTTGGGAGCAGACTTATTAATTGAAAGAGGCGATCGCATCGCATTTCTTGGCCCCAATGGTGCAGGCAAATCAACTCTACTGCGCCTGATTATGGGTTTAGAAACTCCCACCGAAGGTACTGTCAAAATGGGAGGACATAACGTCATTCCTGGTTACTTTGAACAGAATCAAGCAGAAGCCTTAGACTTGAATAAGAGCGTGATGCAAACCATTCACGACGAAGTACCTGACTGGAAAAATGAAGAAGTTCGGACTTTGTTGGGGCGGTTCTTATTTAATGGTGAAACAGTATTCAAACACGTTGGTGCTTTAAGCGGTGGGGAAAAAGCCCGTCTAGCTTTGGCAAAGATGCTGCTGGAACCTGTGAACTTGCTAATTTTGGACGAACCGACAAATCACCTCGACATTCCCGCGAAGGAGATGATGGAAGAGGCAATTAAGAATTACGACGGCACGGTAATTATCGTTTCGCACGATCGCTATTTTATCTCCCAAGTCGCTAACAAGATAGTCGAAGTTCGTGATGGTGAGTTTCGGACTTATCTCGGAGATTACCATTACTATCTGGACAAAATAGCGGAAGAGAAAGAATCAGCAAAGTTCGCAAAATTTGAATCTGAGAAAGCGGCTAAAAAAGCGGAAAAGGAAGCCAAGAAAAAAGCAACTGCTAAGCAAAAATAA
- a CDS encoding XisI protein — MDSLNNYRKLVKQLVTEYAELPVFDSGTQNVTIFDVENDRYMFINIGWSKEGRIHHCVIHIDIIDGQVWIQANNTDRLIAEELVAAGIPPKSIVLGLQPPDVRPYTTYGLPSTEMPIAAQECYG, encoded by the coding sequence ATGGATAGCTTAAACAATTATCGCAAACTTGTTAAGCAGCTTGTTACTGAATACGCTGAGCTTCCCGTTTTTGACAGCGGGACGCAAAACGTGACAATTTTTGATGTGGAAAATGACCGCTATATGTTCATCAATATAGGTTGGTCTAAGGAGGGGCGGATTCACCATTGTGTGATTCATATCGATATTATTGATGGTCAGGTGTGGATTCAAGCCAATAATACCGATCGCCTGATTGCTGAGGAGTTAGTTGCAGCGGGTATTCCTCCCAAATCAATTGTTTTGGGGCTGCAACCGCCTGATGTTAGACCTTATACTACTTATGGATTGCCTTCTACGGAAATGCCGATCGCAGCCCAAGAATGTTATGGCTGA